One window of the Terriglobales bacterium genome contains the following:
- a CDS encoding PilZ domain-containing protein: MKDTPLSPQRRFPRFQFHESVRIGITKGDVPMYFDGHAIDLAEGGAGVSTSTKLEIGDTVHLQIPLTPEPLHLPARVCYQYGAEYGFEFVALGITEREYIRESCKSLLRIG, from the coding sequence ATGAAAGACACGCCTCTTTCTCCTCAGCGCCGCTTTCCCCGGTTTCAATTCCATGAGAGTGTCAGGATCGGTATTACCAAGGGAGACGTGCCCATGTACTTTGATGGACACGCGATCGATCTGGCGGAGGGCGGTGCAGGCGTCAGTACGAGTACGAAGCTGGAGATTGGAGATACCGTTCATCTGCAAATTCCGCTCACTCCGGAGCCACTTCATCTTCCCGCACGGGTTTGTTACCAATACGGAGCAGAATATGGTTTCGAATTTGTAGCTCTTGGAATTACGGAAAGAGAATACATCCGTGAGAGCTGCAAGTCGCTGCTTCGAATTGGCTGA